A single Biomphalaria glabrata chromosome 2, xgBioGlab47.1, whole genome shotgun sequence DNA region contains:
- the LOC106050156 gene encoding cadherin-99C-like: MFLLASITLLILRSTTVLSQSNACGTESTIVVRFPESLSSQATPFSVDFIQTLLNGQPANVVVNSEPNDRFTTQFYPFNDYFTISYNTIVKAMQIRMIKGIDRDGTTSSTEDDVNILQYQLVCYPDVSSVASNSAIFKVLKIQIVDVNDNAPIFINAPYSISVNELTPVGMTVFRGISATDLDEGPNKQIFYSLSVGTSQFNFNGTAYFNLPSEQDGILAVLNAIDFESMYRVT; the protein is encoded by the exons CCTGTGGTACAGAATCAACTATAGTGGTGAGATTTCCAGAGTCCTTGTCATCCCAGGCGACACCCTTTTCTG TTGACTTCATCCAGACCTTGTTGAATGGACAACCCGCTAACGTGGTTGTTAATTCCGAACCTAACGATAGATTTACAACGCAGTTTTATCCATTCAATGATTACTTCACCATCAGCTACAATACTATAGTGAAGGCGATGCAGATTAGAATGATCAAAGGGATCGACCGAGAT GGCACTACCTCTTCTACAGAAGACGATGTCAATATTCTCCAATACCAATTGGTTTGTTATCCAGATGTCAGCTCCGTCGCTTCTAATTCA gcaatttttaaagtattaaagaTTCAAATAGTTGATGTGAATGACAACGCACCAATATTTATCAATGCTCCGTACTCTATATCAGTTAATGAG ctcacaCCCGTAGGAATGACTGTGTTTCGAGGAATCAGCGCCACTGACCTAGATGAAGGTCCCAATAAGCAAATCTTTTACAGCCTAAGTGTTGGCACATCCCAG tttaaCTTTAACGGGACAGCTTACTTCAATCTTCCATCAGAACAAGATGGTATTCTGGCTGTGTTGAATGCGATAGATTTTGAAAGCATGTATAGAGTAACTTGA